The Eublepharis macularius isolate TG4126 chromosome 3, MPM_Emac_v1.0, whole genome shotgun sequence genome has a window encoding:
- the LOC129325831 gene encoding stromelysin-1-like isoform X2, with translation MKSLLHMIVLCRTLSCAWPVPPNTEQATEKDNQLAEKWHSYTVNEIWRHRLEVPHIWEYAIIPLFPRWKKKTLTYRISKYTKQMTHAEVDEIIKKAFGVWSQYTCLNFTQSWDASDIDISFGVRIHSDIPEDCPFDGKKDVLAHAFVSVEDDIKGYVHFDDDEKWTKDLRGSNLFHVAVHEIGHILALDHSSINEAVMYAYYEGQDSITFQLHQDDIDGIQAVYGHPGNCSHQPNHPEPLLKQKSQDLCDLNISFEAVTTFQGHIYFFADRDFILKDPVERRHVEKSIASLWPILKCGIDAAYEVEDKHTLYIFKGRKYRTVVGDIHNLSLPEFTSTLGFPEKPIDAAVHDQETKETLFFSGDEYWSFDEETRSIDEGYPRKIAADFPEIGSRVDAAFQYNGILYLLRGQKQYEFDSTTYELIDIKKTTSWFGCPE, from the exons ATGAAGAGCTTATTACACATGATTGTGCTCTGCAGAACACTTTCATGTGCTTGGCCTGTTCCCCCAAACACTGAACAAGCCACAGAAAAGGACAATCAACTTGCTGAG AAGTGGCATTCATACACTGTGAATGAAATATGGAGGCACAGACTGGAGGTTCCTCATATTTGGGAATATGCTATTATTCCATTATTTCCAAGATGGAAGAAAAAAACTCTGACATATAG AATTTCAAAGTACACCAAACAGATGACTCATGCTGAGGTAGATGAAATCATCAAGAAAGCTTTTGGAGTATGGAGTCAATACACCTGTTTGAACTTCACGCAGAGTTGGGACGCATCAGATATAGATATATCTTTTGGTGTTAGAA TTCACTCAGACATACCAGAGGACTGCCCATTTGATGGAAAAAAGGATGTGCTGGCTCATGCTTTTGTATCTGTTGAGGACGATATTAAAGGTTATGTCCATTTTGACGATGACGAAAAATGGACAAAGGATTTAAGAG GAAGTAACCTTTTTCATGTTGCTGTCCACGAAATTGGCCACATATTGGCTCTTGACCATTCAAGCATTAATGAGGCTGTGATGTATGCATATTATGAGGGACAGGATTCAATAACCTTCCAACTTCACCAGGACGACATTGACGGCATCCAGGCTGTTTATG GACATCCTGGAAATTGCTCTCATCAGCCGAACCACCCAGAACCACTATTGAAACAGAAGTCTCAGGATCTGTGTGACCTAAATATTTCTTTTGAAGCTGTCACAACTTTCCAAGGCCACATTTACTTTTTTGCCGACAG AGATTTCATTTTGAAGGATCCTGTGGAAAGAAGACATGTAGAGAAATCTATTGCTTCTTTATGGCCAATTTTGAAATGTGGCATAGATGCTGCTTATGAAGTTGAAGATAAACACACCTTATATATTTTCAAAG GACGGAAGTACAGGACTGTTGTTGGAGACATTCATAATCTCAGTTTGCCAGAGTTTACCAGCACCCTGGGTTTCCCTGAAAAACCCATTGATGCCGCTGTTCATGACCAGGAAACAAAGGAAACATTGTTCTTTTCAGGCGATGAGTACTGGAG ctTTGATGAAGAGACAAGGTCTATAGACGAGGGGTATCCCAGGAAGATAGCAGCTGACTTCCCTGAAATTGGCTCCAGAGTAGATGCTGCATTTCAGTATAACG GAATTTTGTATTTACTTAGAGGCCAAAAGCAATATGAGTTTGACTCTACAACCTATGAGCTTATTGATATAAAGAAGACCACCAGCTGGTTTGGCTGCCCAGAATGA
- the LOC129325831 gene encoding stromelysin-1-like isoform X1 — translation MKSLLHMIVLCRTLSCAWPVPPNTEQATEKDNQLAEKWHSYTVNEIWRHRLEVPHIWEYAIIPLFPRWKKKTLTYRISKYTKQMTHAEVDEIIKKAFGVWSQYTCLNFTQSWDASDIDISFGVRIHSDIPEDCPFDGKKDVLAHAFVSVEDDIKGYVHFDDDEKWTKDLRGSNLFHVAVHEIGHILALDHSSINEAVMYAYYEGQDSITFQLHQDDIDGIQAVYGKCRFPAEGHPGNCSHQPNHPEPLLKQKSQDLCDLNISFEAVTTFQGHIYFFADRDFILKDPVERRHVEKSIASLWPILKCGIDAAYEVEDKHTLYIFKGRKYRTVVGDIHNLSLPEFTSTLGFPEKPIDAAVHDQETKETLFFSGDEYWSFDEETRSIDEGYPRKIAADFPEIGSRVDAAFQYNGILYLLRGQKQYEFDSTTYELIDIKKTTSWFGCPE, via the exons ATGAAGAGCTTATTACACATGATTGTGCTCTGCAGAACACTTTCATGTGCTTGGCCTGTTCCCCCAAACACTGAACAAGCCACAGAAAAGGACAATCAACTTGCTGAG AAGTGGCATTCATACACTGTGAATGAAATATGGAGGCACAGACTGGAGGTTCCTCATATTTGGGAATATGCTATTATTCCATTATTTCCAAGATGGAAGAAAAAAACTCTGACATATAG AATTTCAAAGTACACCAAACAGATGACTCATGCTGAGGTAGATGAAATCATCAAGAAAGCTTTTGGAGTATGGAGTCAATACACCTGTTTGAACTTCACGCAGAGTTGGGACGCATCAGATATAGATATATCTTTTGGTGTTAGAA TTCACTCAGACATACCAGAGGACTGCCCATTTGATGGAAAAAAGGATGTGCTGGCTCATGCTTTTGTATCTGTTGAGGACGATATTAAAGGTTATGTCCATTTTGACGATGACGAAAAATGGACAAAGGATTTAAGAG GAAGTAACCTTTTTCATGTTGCTGTCCACGAAATTGGCCACATATTGGCTCTTGACCATTCAAGCATTAATGAGGCTGTGATGTATGCATATTATGAGGGACAGGATTCAATAACCTTCCAACTTCACCAGGACGACATTGACGGCATCCAGGCTGTTTATGGTAAATGCAGATTCCCAGCAGAAG GACATCCTGGAAATTGCTCTCATCAGCCGAACCACCCAGAACCACTATTGAAACAGAAGTCTCAGGATCTGTGTGACCTAAATATTTCTTTTGAAGCTGTCACAACTTTCCAAGGCCACATTTACTTTTTTGCCGACAG AGATTTCATTTTGAAGGATCCTGTGGAAAGAAGACATGTAGAGAAATCTATTGCTTCTTTATGGCCAATTTTGAAATGTGGCATAGATGCTGCTTATGAAGTTGAAGATAAACACACCTTATATATTTTCAAAG GACGGAAGTACAGGACTGTTGTTGGAGACATTCATAATCTCAGTTTGCCAGAGTTTACCAGCACCCTGGGTTTCCCTGAAAAACCCATTGATGCCGCTGTTCATGACCAGGAAACAAAGGAAACATTGTTCTTTTCAGGCGATGAGTACTGGAG ctTTGATGAAGAGACAAGGTCTATAGACGAGGGGTATCCCAGGAAGATAGCAGCTGACTTCCCTGAAATTGGCTCCAGAGTAGATGCTGCATTTCAGTATAACG GAATTTTGTATTTACTTAGAGGCCAAAAGCAATATGAGTTTGACTCTACAACCTATGAGCTTATTGATATAAAGAAGACCACCAGCTGGTTTGGCTGCCCAGAATGA